In Candidatus Bipolaricaulota bacterium, the sequence GACGCGGAAGAAGTCCTCCACCCCCTTGAGCGGGATCACCTGCCCCACCGACAGGACGGTCGGGCAGTCGAGGCCGTATCGAGCCCGGAACTCCCGCCGTCGATTCGGATCGCGGACGAACCGGGCCAGATCGACCCCGCTCGACACGACGTGGATCGGGGTCGAACCGACGAGCGGGATCAACTCCTCCTGTGCCGGCGCGGACGGGACGATCACCGCGTCGACATGACGGACCAGACGGCGCAGGTGGGTGCGGTAGGCCGGGCCGATGATCCCGGGGAATGAGAACGCGCCGCGCAGCAGGCTGGGGAGGGAATGAATGCTCACCACCACCCGCCTCCCCTTCCGCCGAGCCGCGTCCGCGTAGTGGAGGGAGCGGGGGCCGATCCACTGCAGGTGGAGGAGGTCGTATTCTGCGCGCGGGTCGGTCGTCACCTCGATCCCACGGTGCTTCAGCCCCTGGATCTGATTGTTGGTCGCCGCCCCGATCCCGGAGCGGTCGACGAGGCCGTGGATCTCAAGGTAGACGCATACTTTGATGTTCGTTCCTTTCTAGATCGACTCCGCCCGGATGAGCTCAAGCACGAGTTCGAGCGCGGCCGCGGCGGAACTCGCCTTGTTCTCGACGCGGGTCCCGCTCCAACGGAAGCGGCGGCACTGCGCACCGCGCGGCCCCTCGACCCCGATGTACACGAGCCCGACCGGCTTGTCCGGCGTTCCCCCGCCCGGCCCGGCGATCCCGGTGATTCCGACCCCGATGTCGCTCTTGAGCAAGACACGGGCGCCGTGGGCCATCGCCCGCGCTGTCTCCTCGCTCACTGCCCCAACCGTCGCGAGAACCGTCCCCGGGACCCCGAGGAGGGCCTCCTTCACGTCGTTCTGGTAGGCGATCACCCCGCCGCGGAAGTAGTCCGATGACCCGGGGACATCGGTGATCCTGCTTCCGAGCAGCCCGCCGGTGCACGACTCAGCGACCGCGATCGTCAGTCCTCGCGTTCGCAGAATCTCTCCCAATTTTTCTTCCGGCTTCATATCTCTATTGTCCAACCTCCCCTTCCTCACGGCAAGGGGAGGCGGCCGTCGGGCACA encodes:
- a CDS encoding glycosyltransferase; translated protein: MTTDPRAEYDLLHLQWIGPRSLHYADAARRKGRRVVVSIHSLPSLLRGAFSFPGIIGPAYRTHLRRLVRHVDAVIVPSAPAQEELIPLVGSTPIHVVSSGVDLARFVRDPNRRREFRARYGLDCPTVLSVGQVIPLKGVEDFFRVAQALPEYQFLWAGPRPSRFFYFSPRFDAALRRRPRNVRFLGYIPEPEAAYNGSDVYFHPSHGESLGLAVLEAAAVGMPLVVRDLPVYRGWEGIQRGRDVPEFTAAIRAALEEGTVADYPFVAEHSLAAVGKRLVEVYEEVLG
- a CDS encoding CinA family protein; this encodes MKPEEKLGEILRTRGLTIAVAESCTGGLLGSRITDVPGSSDYFRGGVIAYQNDVKEALLGVPGTVLATVGAVSEETARAMAHGARVLLKSDIGVGITGIAGPGGGTPDKPVGLVYIGVEGPRGAQCRRFRWSGTRVENKASSAAAALELVLELIRAESI